The following proteins are encoded in a genomic region of Colletotrichum higginsianum IMI 349063 chromosome 9, whole genome shotgun sequence:
- a CDS encoding Calcineurin-like phosphoesterase, whose amino-acid sequence MTRRIVRTMIQLTAVTLLTFLVVFFLDRNFRVLPKSMHHYMPQHHHGLIITDITVTKCSAINVFSSCKLDTDKWHRIEKDLYLGRSWTTSAYVHIARKKEEELVAEDKVVMDVSVGRLDPATAKKGEEDERWESRPYGLWVKRSSNQKDSDSKKAVTGIDVLFGDDAVEARDGWEITGTPLLLPLNEEVPVTHITVRRGSQKEPHKPQPRIPENGRFKIVQLADLHLSTGVGKCRDAVPETYNGGVCVADPRTLDFVSKILIEERPNLVVLSGDQVNGETAPDAQSAIFKIAQILIRLKIPYVSIFGNHDDEGSLPRAAQMQILESLPYSLAKAGPEEIDGVGNYYVEVLARGKSDHSALTLYMLDSHAYSPDERKYHGYDWIKQNQIDWFKKTSTSLKKTHKEYSKLHMDLAFIHIPLPEYRDADLAIKGSWKEGVTAPNFNSGFRDALVEQGVVMVSCGHDHVNDYCSLSLDGEQKPALWMCYAGGVGFGGYAGYGGYHRRIRVFEVDTNEARITTWKRVEWGDTSKRIDEQMIVDAGSPIGIREKKA is encoded by the exons ATGACGCGCCGTATA GTGCGCACTATGATCCAGCTCACCGCGGTGACGCTGCTGaccttcctcgtcgtcttcttcctcgaccgCAACTTCCGCGTCCTCCCCAAGTCGATGCATCACTACATGCCTCAGCACCACCACGGTCTGATTATCACCGATATCACGGTAACAAAATGCTCCGCCATCAACGTCTTCTCCTCATGCAAACTCGACACGGACAAGTGGCACCGCATTGAGAAGGATCTGTACCTGGGCAGGTCATGGACCACGAGCGCATACGTCCACATCGCGCgaaagaaggaggaggagctggtcgcCGAAGACAAGGTGGTGATGGACGTCTCCGTCGGACGCCTCgacccggcgacggccaagaaaggcgaggaggacgagcgGTGGGAGAGCAGACCCTACGGCCTGTGGGTGAAGCGATCCTCCAACCAGAAGGATAGCGACTCGAAAAAGGCCGTCACCGGCATTGATGTGCTctttggcgacgacgccgtcgaggcccgcGACGGATGGGAGATCACCGGCACTCCGTTGCTCCTGCCGCTCAACGAAGAAGTCCCCGTAACCCACATTACTGTCCGACGAGGGAGCCAGAAGGAACCTCACAAGCCGCAGCCGCGCATCCCCGAGAACGGCCGCTTCAAGATTGTCCAGCTGGCCGATCTTCATCTCAGCACCGGCGTCGGAAAGTGTCGCGACGCCGTCCCCGAGACGTacaacggcggcgtctgCGTGGCGGACCCCAGGACGCTGGATTTCGTCAGCAAGATTCTCATCGAGGAAAGGCCGAATCTGGTCGTGCTAAGCGGAGACCAAGTCAACGGCGAAACCGCTCCCGATGCGCAGTCG GCCATCTTCAAAATCGCCCAAATTCTCATCAGACTGAAGATCCCCTATGTTTCAATCTTCGGTAACCACGACGATGAGGGATCGCTTCCGCGTGCCGCCCAAATGCAGATCCTCGAGTCCCTACCGTATTCCCTGGCCAAGGCTGGACCCGAAGAGATTGACGGTGTCGGTAACTATTACGTCGAGGTCCTTGCTAGAGGCAAGTCGGACCACTCGGCACTCACGCTTTACATGTTGGACTCTCACGCATATTCGCCTGATGAGCGCAAGTACCACGGCTATGACTGGATCAAGCAGAACCAGATCGACTGGTTCAAGAAGACGTCCACCAGTCTCAAGAAGACGCACAAGGAGTACAGCAAACTTCACATGGATCTCGCCTTCATCCACATCCCACTGCCCGAGTATAGAGACGCAGACCTCGCCATCAAGGGCTCGTGGAAGGAAGGCGTCACTGCGCCCAACTTCAACTCGGGCTTTCGTGATGCCCTGGTCGAGCAGGGTGTCGTCATGGTCAGCTGTGGCCA CGATCACGTAAACGACTACTGTTCCCTTTCTTTGGACGGCGAACAGAAACCGGCCCTCTGGATGTGCTACGCTGGCGGCGTGGGATTCGGCGGGTATGCAGGCTACGGCGGATACCACCGCCGGATACGCGTCTTTGAGGTCGACACCAACGAGGCTCGCATCACCACCTGGAAGCGGGTGGAATGGGGCGACACCTCAAAGAGGATTGACGAGCAGATGAttgtcgatgccggcagcCCTATCGGCATCAGAGAAAAGAAGGCATAA
- a CDS encoding Sap domain-containing protein: protein MPTDYSSLKVPELKKLLQERGLPATGNKLDLVNRLKENDKQAAPATAEEDEIDYSDDEPAATKPAEAPKTAAATEAVPVVDDSAPASASATAEPTAAAADVAEPAGAAPDVAPDAETTGEEDKKPEEAAETADEAPKENFALNLNATDAAAEAKKRADRAKRFGIDEDEEAKKKAERAKKFGVEVGSVAGLDSALPERRPKRGRPEHAEEQSGRDAKRQSTDGRGGDGRRGRGNRNGHPGGRQAGGGDRGNRSGARDTRRSAAIDPAEKAKLDARAKRFAA, encoded by the exons ATGCCTACCGACTACAGCTCATTGAAGGTACCCGAGCTCAAGAAGCTACTCCAGGAGAGAGGCCTTCCTGCAACGGGCAACAAGCTGGACCTTGTCAACCGCCTCAAGGAGAACGACAAACAAGCCGCACCTG CCACCGcagaggaggacgagatcgaTTATAGTGACGACGAGCCCGCGGCCACCAAGCCTGCTGAGGCACCAAAGACCGCTGCTGCCACTGAAGCTGttcccgtcgtcgacgactcTGCACCCGCCTCTGCGTCCGCCACAGCTGagcccaccgccgccgccgccgacgtcgcaGAGCCCGCTGGGGCCGCACCCGACGTCGCgcccgacgccgagaccACTGGCGAAGAGGATaagaagcccgaggaggccgcAGAGACCGCAGACGAGGCGCCAAAGGAGAACTTTGCTCTCAACCTCAACGCGACCgacgcagcagcagaggccaagaagcgcgCAGACCGCGCCAAGCGcttcggcatcgacgaggacgaggaggccaagaagaaggccgaacGCGCCAAGAagttcggcgtcgaggttggcAGCGTCGCTGGCCTCGATTCGGCCCTGCCAGAGAGGCGTCCCAAGCGCGGCCGTCCTGAACACGCAGAAGAGCAGTCCGGACGTGACGCCAAGCGGCAGAGCACCGATGGTCgtggaggagatggccgtcgcggccgcggcaACAGAAACGGACATCCTGGTGGACGTCaagctggcggcggcgaccgcgGCAACCGCAGCGGTGCCCGCGATACCAGACGCAGCGCTGCTATTGACCCCGCCGAGAAGGCGAAGCTGGATGCCAGAGCAAAGCGGTTCGCCGCCTGA